From Streptomyces asiaticus, one genomic window encodes:
- a CDS encoding dihydrodipicolinate synthase family protein, with protein MTIHLPAPGGTTRPYEPRTEPLSPAPGAPFTSRVVFSAAHVVADPYADVTPDGPAAVDWDATLAFRRHLWSHGLGVAEAMDTAQRGMGLDWAGAAELIRRSAAEAKAVGGRIACGVGTDQLSATEIGYPYGLDEVRAAYEEQLAVCEESGAQAILMASRALCAVAKGPEDYLEVYGHLLRQSAEPVILHWLGPMFDPALEGYWGSTDLDAATRTFLDVIAAHPDKVDGIKVSLLDAQREIDLRRKLPDGVRCYTGDDFNYPELIAGDDRGFSHALLGIFDPLGPLAAEAVRRLDTGDVAAFRALLDPTVELSRHLFQTPTRYYKTGVVLLAWLAGHQSHFTMVGGLQSARSLPHLARAYELADGLGLFPDPVLAESRMKHLLSVYGVAR; from the coding sequence GTGACCATCCACCTTCCCGCGCCGGGCGGTACGACCCGCCCCTACGAACCCCGCACCGAGCCGCTGTCGCCGGCCCCCGGGGCCCCCTTCACCTCCCGCGTCGTCTTCTCGGCCGCCCATGTCGTGGCCGACCCGTACGCCGATGTGACCCCCGACGGCCCGGCCGCCGTGGACTGGGACGCCACCCTGGCCTTCCGCCGCCACCTGTGGTCCCACGGACTGGGCGTGGCCGAGGCCATGGACACCGCCCAGCGCGGTATGGGCCTGGACTGGGCGGGCGCCGCCGAGCTGATCCGCCGCTCGGCGGCCGAGGCGAAGGCGGTCGGCGGCCGGATCGCCTGCGGCGTCGGCACCGACCAGCTGTCCGCCACCGAGATCGGCTATCCGTACGGCCTGGACGAGGTCCGGGCGGCGTACGAGGAGCAGCTGGCCGTCTGCGAGGAGTCCGGCGCCCAGGCCATCCTGATGGCCTCGCGCGCCCTGTGCGCCGTGGCCAAGGGCCCCGAGGACTACCTCGAGGTCTACGGCCATCTGCTGCGCCAGTCCGCCGAGCCGGTGATCCTGCACTGGCTCGGCCCGATGTTCGACCCGGCCCTGGAGGGCTACTGGGGCAGCACCGACCTGGACGCCGCCACCCGTACCTTCCTCGACGTCATCGCCGCCCACCCCGACAAGGTCGACGGCATCAAGGTCTCGCTGCTGGACGCCCAGCGCGAGATCGACCTGCGGCGCAAGCTGCCGGACGGGGTGCGCTGCTACACGGGCGACGACTTCAACTACCCCGAGCTGATCGCGGGCGACGACCGGGGCTTCAGCCACGCCCTGCTCGGCATCTTCGACCCGCTGGGCCCGCTGGCGGCGGAGGCCGTGCGCAGGCTGGACACCGGCGATGTGGCCGCCTTCCGCGCCCTTCTGGACCCGACGGTGGAACTCTCCCGCCACCTCTTCCAGACCCCGACCCGCTACTACAAGACGGGCGTGGTGCTGCTGGCCTGGCTGGCGGGCCACCAGTCGCACTTCACCATGGTCGGCGGCCTCCAGTCGGCCCGTTCGCTGCCGCATCTGGCGCGGGCGTACGAACTGGCGGACGGGCTGGGCCTGTTCCCGGACCCGGTGCTGGCGGAATCGCGTATGAAACACCTGCTGTCCGTGTACGGAGTGGCCCGATGA